acactcctttAGAAGGGCGTCACTTGGATATCTGGTGACCAAAAATCTAGTTAAGGGATACTTTTAATTCAATAGCAATTTGTCCAAAATGACCCTTcaattaaaactaataaaaacagatgaggaagaagcaaaccgatcctagtgatggtAATCAACATCTCAATCAACCTCAACTTCATCCTCAACTCATTCCACCgattcaatcaattgaagaatgaatttttcaaactcctcaacaacaacccatggtgtatgtaaggtaataatcgaacaaacccatctttttgtactcgtttttgtgcttaaatcgaatgaaatcaaagtaaaattaggattttatttactTTCTGCTAGTGTTACGCCTGGGTAAGGTACTAGATTTTTCAATcgtaatttagtttttgaagaacttacgcCCAGGTTTAGTTCAATTTAAGCGTAAAGTTTGATTTGCATGTCGttcacgtctaggtttagttgatttccaggcgtaattccaatttactaggtttagttgatatccaggcgtaattccaattttacgcctaggtttagttgatttccagGCGTAATTCCAATTTTACGCCTAGATTTAGTTGATTTCAAGGCGTAATTCCAattttacgcctaggtttagttgatttccaAGGGTAATTCCAATTTTACGCCTAGATTTGCTATATGTCCAACCTAGGCGTAattaattaaactaaattaaaattagCCAAACAAGGGTTGTTTGGTCATCGCAAAATTATATAAGATAAGgaatttttgatattacttatgggtgacccatTTTTATCTTATTAGGTGACGTCCCTCTaaaggagtgtgacgccccaatcagagccttcataaaaaaaaaaaaaaaagtaagcatATACTTCTAAGtcctataaaaaaaaataagtaaGCTTTTGATAATCCTTACACTGCACAGCAGCAGCTTTGGGGAAAAACCCAAGGCTAAAGAGATTTTCAAATGGAAGAGATTTCAATGCTTGACCCTGAAACCCTAGAATGTCTCCGTCTCACCTCAGCTTTTCTAGCTATGGAACCTACTCATTGCTTAATTTACTTTGCCAGGTTCTGTCTCGCTCTTCTTCCATAATTTTTGTGATAATATTTGCTAATAATTTACCACTAAATTTGttcccttttcttttttcaaatttGGACTGATGTAGGGAATGTGGGAAAGGATTGATCACAAACGAAGTTCAGAATTTCATCTGCCAGTATTGTATTAACAAAATTGGACCTTTATTGGAATCTTAAGTTTACTATAAAAGATTGGACCTTTATTGGAATCTTAAGTTTACTATAAAATACCCCTGTGCAGATGAATGAAGATAACCCGCCGAGTGATTTATATGTGAAGAATTTTCTAAAGAAAGTAATTGTTGAAGTTGAATCGAGTTCTATTGAGGTCTTGGATGAACTGTATGAACACTTTTCTTATTATATGACTTCAGTGAAGGTAATGAGGTTAATACTTCATGACTATCGTTTTCGATTAATAAGTGGTGTTTGTTAATTGTGCTATTGAATTTGAGATTTTGATATTCCAAATCTAAATTTATAAGCTCATAGAAGGTAGTAATTTTAACTTGTGTAGGATGATTTTGAGAGGGGAAACTCAAGGGTTTATAAAAGAGTTTCATTTCTTTTTCCTAATGGTGAGCGTTATTAACTAATTATGTTATTGTCCAGCACATTTtgaattttattagttttttttttttttaatacaactCAGCTTAATTGTTGGTTTCTTTAAAGTCTCAAGTTGTTCAAGAGTAGAGAAAGTCGTAATTCCGCTGCAGTGTTCAGTTAACATGCTTGAAGGAGATACTGGGTATGTGTTACTTATGTTTTGAATCCAATATGTTATTCAATAATACTCTACTTGCAAGGCTTCAACCTTGTACCAAAATTGCTGCTTTCTGAAAATAGCTTACTAATGCGGTCCGTGATAGTACTTTGCATCTTTCTCACCAAATTAGAATGTTGTAGCAATCTAAATGCTTATTTTAGGACGCAATCCTCGTTCTTCTATGTCATGTAAATGATAAACCATattgctctctctctctctctctctcatactCCTTGGACTCATTTTTGGACAAAGTAAACTTGTAATTCTTTAACCCGTAGTTATTGTGTATGGAAGTCTAACCACATTACCTCTTGTTGCAAAATACCAGTTATACATCGTACTCAATTTGGTTTAGCAGCTTCAGGAATGTGTTGTCTAGCAACAAGGTTGTTTGTAGGCCACCACACCTGCAGGTTGATAACTCTGTTGTCAGTTTTGTCATTACTGCCATCAGTATGTATGTTATTTCGTTGAGTAACATTATTATTTCGGTTGAACATAGCTAATGTGGAATGGTCACTGCAGGTGTTCAATTTGGCCTTCAAGCCTTTTCTTGTCAGAATTCGTACTTTCACATCCACACATATTCTCTAATAAATCTTGTTTTGAGGTAAGGCTGATAGTGCTTGATTCATTTGTTCAACGATTATTTAAAGTATCTAGTTCTCTTCTGTTGCTTTGTGAGGTTATAATCTAGCGTGAGTGTTCTAAAGCATTCCTGAGCATCAAAATCTCCTGGTGGAAGACATCATAGCAATAAACATCATCTATACGAGATAAGTGAATGGAATTGAATTGTGATTcttatggttttgctgaaacaggTTGGCTCAGGTGTTGGTTTAGTTGGTATATCTCTTGCTTATGTGAAAGCCTCAAAGGTATGTGATGAAGAGCGGAAGCTTATAATCGAAACAAATGAATTGATAAGATAGGTTAAAAAATTAAccaatttagtttcttctaccctttAAATAAAGGAAGAACCGAAAAATGGAGATTCTTCTCTCACAACTTGAAAACTTTTACCCAATTGCTTGGAAATTACAAGACTATGAGAGGCATCTTGTTGAATCTCTAGAATAGATAATCTAATTCCACCTAGAGAAAACAATGAGCTTTGAAAGAAGAGAAACTCGTTCTTGTTCATCGTCATACCAAGTTTAAAAGTCTAACTAAAATCCCTATAGTAAATTCTAAGTTAACATCCAATGTAGACCAATATTGGGGACATactctgtttttgttttttttttgtaattgctAATTAATATTGATTGGGGACATCTATAATGCATCAGTATGGTATCTGGAAATGTTTGCTTAAGCAGAGTAAATTACTCTGTTAAAACTCTTCGCTACAACTGTGAAGAAAGTTCATGAGATCTAATTTCATTCGATTACCCATTATTGTCAACTTTCTATGATTAGATGGGGCAATGCATGTGGGTCTTTCTAGGCATGGCTTTTTTGTCAGCTATCTATTTAGCTTGATTAAGTCCTATTTTGTGGTGAAATTATGTTATATATCATTATAGGTTTCATATACGTCTGCAGAAAGATTATCCCCCTATTTAACATCAATAATTCATTTTTCCCTCGAGGACCATTTTTGAGTGGGTCTCTAGATTTTCCTCTCTTTAACAGATGATTGATTGGACAAATTACAAATGCAGTTAAGTGCCTCTAGTTGGTCTGTGTCAATGTGCATGATTCGACGCCTTGTCTTATTAGGAGTCCCACTTGAGTTGGATATGAGTTATCATCTATAGTAATTTGGAAAATTGACGCACATCTTTCATTAATGACTTTTTGATACAGGTTATACTGACAGATGGTGATTTGTCAACTTTGGCGAACATGAAGCATAATTTAGAATTGAACCAATTGAAGGTGCAAACTGAGGTGTCACAGGTAAGCATCCAAAATCTTACTCTCGAGTGTATGTATAGAATTATAGTATTGTAATGGATCCAATGTCTTGTCTTACAAACAAGCTGTAACATTTAATTTGATATTTGGAAGCACGGCCATTAGAACTTTGGATAAGGACGATACGGTTCGTTCAAGATTGTTATGACAACACTACTATTGATTACTGTGCAAGATACATAACTTGCAGTCTTGCTGAACAAATTAGAAAAACGTTtgaaaatgatgagaatatgggtttggtttcctgattttaGTGTTAATGTTTCAGATTGAATGCAGACACCTTCCATGGGAATCTGCATCAGAGGAAGAGCTCCAAGGATTCAAGCCGGACATTGTGTGAGTGTTCATTCCGTTTCAATGATCTAGCAGAATATCTCCGTCATTTGAACATTGGACCCCCCGAGTCCAGAGGATTCACAAGAATGTCATTGGGTAGAAAAATCTGAAGGTATTTTATTTCCCTACATTGTTTACTCATGTCTTCTATTCATCTTTTATTTTCATAGGTTGGGAGCAGATGTGATTTATGATCCATTATGCTTACCGGATCTCCTTCGAGTTCTTACCAATCTATTGAGCCCAAGGATATCAAACGGTTGCACCAAAGATAAACTTAATGACGCAGATGATGAAGCACTCCTTGTTCTCAAGACAAATTCAAATGACTGCAAGTCAAGGGAATCTGATGATCATGGTAGCTGTAATGGCAACAGATTTGATCCTTCTGAGGGCAAATTAAATTCTAGTAATGAACCAAGTATTGGATCTCAACGTGATGCTTCAAAAGAAAGACAGCCAGTTGCTTACTTGGCTACTGTCGTACGTAACATGGAAACATTCGATTGTTTCATGACATTGGCAAACCAAGCCCAGCTCTCTGTTTTAGATATAACTGAAACCTGCAGACCACTGAATTTGCTTCCATACATGCGGTCATACGATCGAGCAAGTATACGGTTTTTTCGTATCAATTTTTCCTAAACCAACAACGAGATAACTCGGGCGGTCATTGTTGTAACTTGTATGAGAAGTGTTAAATTATGCAACTTTGTTATACTGATCAAGTGTCTCCCATATATCAAGGAATTTTTGCTTTGAATGATCTGAGCTTTTTGGTACATTTCTCATGGAATAACTTTTACAGTTACAATGAATCTTAGATTTGATTTGCATGACGTAAAcagtaaaaataaataatcagTAGTTGCCAATCTAACCTATATGACAGCATTCTGGGGGCATACTTGGGAGTTCAGAAACCAAGTTGCTTCAAGATGATAGACATCAGAAGATTAATGCTAATAAGCAGTGTTGTAGGGTGCTGCTTGACAACAGTACACAAAGATGAACACCTAACTGAACTGAAGAGAAAACGATAGCATGCATAGTCATGAGACTCATGACAATAAAAAATGTACTTCCCAGTTATAAAATTCGTACTAGTCAGGTAGAGACAAATATAAACTGCCCAATGTGTCCATTTACAAGTGTGTAAAACAAAGAAACAACTGCTATCTAATCATAGTAGTGGTAGTACTGCTGATAACCCGATCATCCACTGCACTTAGGTTCAGCTGTTTAAGTAGAAGCATCTTCTGGTTTGATATCTTGACGCTTTGGCTTGGACCGATCCAATTCCATATCGGCTCTGAACTCATTGATGTCCTTCTCTAACCCATCAATTCTGCTACCCATCTCATCAAGTATATTTCTCGTTAAGGAAAACGAAACAAAAATTTCTACTACAAAATGAATGGTTAAAAGAAACCCTATTCTGATACGTGGTGCATCAACTAAAACATGGGCAAAGGATATTTGTTGAAATAATGGTGTCGCACATAGTATCGAGCCTAGATTGCTGCAAAGTGCAAAGAAAACTGGTTTTAAAACTTCATGAAATGTGCCAAATGAGATTAACTGATATATAAGATGAAACTCACCATTTTTTGAACAAGGTCTTGTACCTGAAAAAACATTTTGAAGGCCAAGTAAGAGCTTAGAGTCACTTTCAAATTTGGAGCAAAACGAGAGTGGACGAAATATACAAGATGCTTACAAAGAGAGTCATATCTGCAGCTCTTTGCTGGTCTTCTGAACCCTTCCCTTCCTGGAAGCAGAAGTGCAGAACTAATTAGACCCTACTAATAGTAAACGGAACACATACAAGAATTTCTTAATCACTGAAACACACTAAATTCATCCCAATGTTTTGCTTATATCAATTCAAACAAACAATAGTCGTTGTAGGCAAGTGAAGTTCAGTGGAGCTGATAGCAAAAGGATTCCTGCCCAAAATCAGCACAATAAACTTCTATCCCCATCTTATCAATAGATTAATCAACCTTTCTAAAATTACTCGATATAAAAGAAATGTAACATCTAGTTTCATTGATACGTTTTTGGGTATAGGCCCATCGAAAGACCCTACACTGAGGTTTGATAGAAGAGAATTAATCTTCAAGTAATTCTGGATATAGAACTCCATCCCTAGGAGTTAATCTAGAAGTTGATCTATTTCTATTAGATTGTCGACATACAAGAGTTACTGTTGATCTATTTCTATCCCTTAGAATTACTGTTGTATGAGAAGTTTTAATCTATATGCAAGACGCGAGTTAGTATGtgtaggttaaaggagaatactAGAAGAAGAGTGCAGAAGTAAAATGGAAGAAGAGAGAATACAACACCTAGAATAGCGAACACCTTGAAGGTAATGTTGTAAAGGTCTTtcgtaaaagaaataaaattcatGTTCCTATTGAACAATTGTTTAAGTCCTGTTATTCTTCTTGTTTGGTTACCGATATGTTCATCCTATTGGGTCTAGTTTGATCATTCATGGTGCAGAACATTCCTTCATGCTAAAGTGCGTTTCATACGGAGAGCAAATAATCTGAATTTGTTCGAAGGGGTTGATAACAATAGTCTAATCAACTAGTAGTGTAACCAAAAAGTATCGGTGACAGTTACTTTCATCATCAAAACTTTCAATTTGTGGCATCACACGAATTATGTGttcgaaaaaggaaaaaaaaaactactagaCAATGACCTTAATAAACCTAAATCAACATTCCTGATTTCTATACCCAATTACACTGTTCGACAATGAAAATGATCTAGTTTTGAATGTTCAACATGTTTTATCCTCTTCAattgaaaccctagaaaatatTCAGAAATCCTATTATTATCGAACAatgaaaattaacaaaaaaaacaaatcagTTTATGAATTCAAAACTTAAGTGAAAATTCTGCAAATAATTCTGGATAGACGGAAAATTATGGGTTTAAAAATGAGCTCGTACCATTTTTGGTTTCTGAAAACAGATTTTGGTGTCCTTCGATCTCCAGATGTTGATGTTGGTTGGTTAGGGCGAAATGTAAGAATCCTGAAACTAGTTTAACTTCGCGAATTTATTGCGTCACCTTGTTTATTTCCACCACGTGGCAGGATAATCTTTCATAACCTATAGATTTCGAAGTAACCAAGTGGCGGGAAATATTCACT
Above is a genomic segment from Papaver somniferum cultivar HN1 chromosome 10, ASM357369v1, whole genome shotgun sequence containing:
- the LOC113317949 gene encoding protein-lysine N-methyltransferase EEF2KMT-like isoform X1, with amino-acid sequence MEEISMLDPETLECLRLTSAFLAMEPTHCLIYFARECGKGLITNEVQNFICQYCINKIMNEDNPPSDLYVKNFLKKVIVEVESSSIEVLDELYEHFSYYMTSVKDDFERGNSRVYKRVSFLFPNVSSCSRVEKVVIPLQCSVNMLEGDTGCSIWPSSLFLSEFVLSHPHIFSNKSCFEVGSGVGLVGISLAYVKASKVILTDGDLSTLANMKHNLELNQLKVQTEVSQIECRHLPWESASEEELQGFKPDIVLGADVIYDPLCLPDLLRVLTNLLSPRISNGCTKDKLNDADDEALLVLKTNSNDCKSRESDDHGSCNGNRFDPSEGKLNSSNEPSIGSQRDASKERQPVAYLATVVRNMETFDCFMTLANQAQLSVLDITETCRPLNLLPYMRSYDRASIRFFRINFS
- the LOC113317949 gene encoding protein-lysine N-methyltransferase EEF2KMT-like isoform X2; its protein translation is MSPSHLSFSSYGTYSLLNLLCQGMWERIDHKRSSEFHLPMNEDNPPSDLYVKNFLKKVIVEVESSSIEVLDELYEHFSYYMTSVKDDFERGNSRVYKRVSFLFPNVSSCSRVEKVVIPLQCSVNMLEGDTGCSIWPSSLFLSEFVLSHPHIFSNKSCFEVGSGVGLVGISLAYVKASKVILTDGDLSTLANMKHNLELNQLKVQTEVSQIECRHLPWESASEEELQGFKPDIVLGADVIYDPLCLPDLLRVLTNLLSPRISNGCTKDKLNDADDEALLVLKTNSNDCKSRESDDHGSCNGNRFDPSEGKLNSSNEPSIGSQRDASKERQPVAYLATVVRNMETFDCFMTLANQAQLSVLDITETCRPLNLLPYMRSYDRASIRFFRINFS
- the LOC113317949 gene encoding protein-lysine N-methyltransferase EEF2KMT-like isoform X3 produces the protein MNEDNPPSDLYVKNFLKKVIVEVESSSIEVLDELYEHFSYYMTSVKDDFERGNSRVYKRVSFLFPNVSSCSRVEKVVIPLQCSVNMLEGDTGCSIWPSSLFLSEFVLSHPHIFSNKSCFEVGSGVGLVGISLAYVKASKVILTDGDLSTLANMKHNLELNQLKVQTEVSQIECRHLPWESASEEELQGFKPDIVLGADVIYDPLCLPDLLRVLTNLLSPRISNGCTKDKLNDADDEALLVLKTNSNDCKSRESDDHGSCNGNRFDPSEGKLNSSNEPSIGSQRDASKERQPVAYLATVVRNMETFDCFMTLANQAQLSVLDITETCRPLNLLPYMRSYDRASIRFFRINFS
- the LOC113317950 gene encoding heat shock factor-binding protein-like produces the protein MEGKGSEDQQRAADMTLFVQDLVQKMQSRLDTMCDTIISTIDEMGSRIDGLEKDINEFRADMELDRSKPKRQDIKPEDAST